One genomic segment of Amycolatopsis sp. WQ 127309 includes these proteins:
- a CDS encoding aromatase/cyclase — protein MPITRNVEHEITVAAPAKEIYQLIADVGNWPQLFAPTVHVEHASQGERSERIRIWATANGTAKTWTSRRELDPGALRIDFRQEVSQPPVGGMGGAWLVEPLSEGTSKVRLRHDYHAATDDPADLAWIDQAVDRNSHVELAALKDNAEGAASDLLFSFDDTVEIDGSARDVYDFVNDAQLWRERLPHVARVDLTEDTPGLQVLEMDTRTADGSTHTTRSIRVCLPHRRIVYKQVQVPKLMTLHTGHWLFEDRPGGGVTATSRHTVRINEDTITEVLGASADVAAARAFVRKALSTNSLATLGHAKTYAESR, from the coding sequence ATGCCCATCACACGCAACGTCGAGCACGAGATCACCGTCGCGGCCCCGGCCAAAGAGATCTACCAGCTGATCGCGGACGTGGGGAACTGGCCCCAGTTGTTCGCCCCCACCGTCCACGTCGAGCACGCGTCCCAGGGCGAGCGGTCGGAACGCATCCGGATCTGGGCCACCGCGAACGGCACGGCCAAGACCTGGACGTCGCGCCGGGAGCTGGATCCCGGCGCGCTGCGCATCGACTTCCGCCAGGAGGTGTCCCAGCCCCCGGTCGGCGGGATGGGGGGCGCCTGGCTGGTGGAGCCGTTGTCCGAAGGGACGTCGAAGGTGCGGCTGCGCCACGATTACCACGCGGCCACCGACGACCCGGCGGACCTGGCGTGGATCGACCAGGCTGTGGACCGCAACAGCCACGTGGAGCTGGCGGCGCTGAAGGACAACGCCGAAGGGGCGGCGTCGGACCTGCTGTTCAGCTTCGACGACACGGTGGAGATCGACGGCAGCGCGCGAGACGTCTACGACTTCGTCAACGACGCCCAGCTGTGGCGGGAGCGCCTGCCGCACGTCGCGCGGGTCGACCTGACCGAGGACACCCCCGGCCTGCAGGTGCTGGAGATGGACACGCGGACCGCGGACGGCTCGACGCACACCACCCGGTCGATCCGGGTCTGCCTGCCGCACCGGCGGATCGTCTACAAGCAGGTCCAGGTGCCCAAGCTGATGACGCTGCACACCGGGCACTGGCTCTTCGAAGACCGGCCGGGTGGGGGTGTCACGGCCACCTCGCGGCACACCGTCCGGATCAACGAGGACACCATCACCGAGGTGCTCGGCGCGTCGGCGGACGTGGCGGCCGCGCGCGCATTCGTGCGGAAGGCGTTGAGCACCAACAGCCTCGCCACGCTCGGCCACGCCAAGACCTACGCCGAGAGCCGCTGA
- a CDS encoding FAD-dependent monooxygenase, which translates to MPEVLVVGAGPVGLLIAGELRRAEVGVTVVDRLARPMQESRASQLTSRTAELLHERGLHALLAEAVHEPRSHFGGLGFALPDVDSGFAGHRKVPQFRTEAALAEQALGLGATLLREHELAGLEVHEDHVGAVFTGRPSLRADFVVGCDGRHSTVRRLAGFEVDAAPATRELLRADVTGLDVPDRRFERFEHGMAVASTRAGVTRVMVHEFGREVTLEEPTFATVAEVWAKVTGEDISHGIPVWVDAFDNSRGQATEYRRGRVFLAGDAARWHLPIGGQALNAGLQDAVSLGAALRPGRSPDTYHDERHPVGAKILRHVVAQEDLLLGGPEVGPLRAVLAELVALPQVQSHFAALLG; encoded by the coding sequence GTGCCCGAGGTGCTGGTGGTCGGCGCCGGGCCGGTCGGCCTCCTGATCGCCGGTGAGCTGCGGCGCGCCGAGGTCGGTGTGACGGTGGTGGACCGGCTCGCCCGGCCGATGCAGGAATCCCGGGCGTCGCAGCTCACCAGCCGTACCGCGGAGCTGCTGCACGAACGCGGGCTGCACGCGTTGCTGGCCGAGGCCGTCCACGAACCCCGCTCGCACTTCGGCGGGCTCGGCTTCGCTCTGCCCGATGTGGACAGTGGGTTCGCGGGCCACCGGAAGGTCCCGCAGTTCCGGACCGAGGCGGCGCTCGCGGAGCAGGCGCTCGGCCTGGGCGCCACGCTGCTGCGCGAGCACGAGCTGGCCGGCCTGGAGGTGCACGAGGACCACGTCGGGGCGGTGTTCACCGGCCGGCCATCGCTGCGGGCGGACTTCGTCGTCGGCTGCGACGGCCGGCACAGCACCGTCCGGCGGCTGGCCGGGTTCGAGGTCGACGCCGCACCGGCCACGCGTGAGCTGCTCCGGGCGGACGTCACCGGCCTCGACGTCCCGGACCGCCGGTTCGAACGGTTCGAGCACGGCATGGCCGTCGCCTCGACCCGGGCCGGCGTCACCCGGGTGATGGTGCACGAGTTCGGCCGGGAGGTGACGCTTGAGGAGCCGACGTTCGCGACCGTCGCCGAGGTCTGGGCGAAGGTCACCGGGGAGGACATCTCCCACGGCATCCCGGTGTGGGTGGACGCTTTCGACAACTCCCGGGGGCAGGCCACCGAATACCGCCGTGGGCGGGTCTTTCTCGCCGGCGACGCGGCGCGCTGGCACCTGCCGATCGGCGGCCAGGCGCTGAACGCCGGCCTCCAGGACGCCGTCAGCCTCGGCGCCGCCCTCCGGCCGGGGCGGTCGCCGGACACCTACCACGACGAACGCCACCCCGTCGGCGCGAAGATCCTGCGCCACGTCGTGGCGCAGGAAGATCTGCTGCTGGGCGGCCCCGAGGTCGGGCCGCTCCGCGCGGTGCTCGCGGAACTCGTGGCCCTGCCTCAGGTCCAATCCCATTTCGCCGCCCTTCTCGGTTAG
- a CDS encoding acetylserotonin O-methyltransferase: protein MTSPEIPIPARILQLATASWLSAAVSAAASLGVADALAAGPRPVEDIAEEIDAHAPTLYRLLRACADYDLFEEQDDQVFALTELGHALRTDSPVSMRGFAQWVGDPADRHSWSGLADSVRTGRSAFERVHGQDVWEYMATHPETATVFNNAMTSASDQMIKPVVSAYDFSRFGRVVDVGGGHGALLAEILRANPGVHGVLYDQPDVVAGASHPDVAERLSVVGGSFFESVPPGGDAYLLSNVIHDWDDEKSARILSHVRDAMKPDARVLLAEVVMPGKAEPAATVKLMDLNMLVLCDGKQRTEAEFAELFRSAGLELSRIVPSGFCSVVEAVRA from the coding sequence ATGACGTCTCCGGAGATCCCGATCCCCGCCCGTATCCTGCAACTCGCGACGGCGAGCTGGCTGTCGGCGGCGGTGAGCGCGGCGGCGTCCCTCGGCGTCGCGGACGCGCTGGCCGCCGGCCCGCGTCCCGTGGAAGACATCGCCGAGGAGATCGACGCGCACGCGCCGACGCTCTACCGGCTGCTGCGCGCGTGCGCGGACTACGACCTGTTCGAGGAACAGGACGACCAGGTCTTCGCGCTCACCGAGCTGGGGCACGCGCTGCGCACCGACAGCCCGGTGTCGATGCGCGGTTTCGCGCAGTGGGTCGGCGATCCGGCCGACCGCCACAGCTGGTCCGGCCTCGCGGACTCCGTCCGCACCGGGCGGTCGGCGTTCGAGCGGGTGCACGGCCAGGACGTGTGGGAGTACATGGCCACGCACCCGGAGACCGCGACCGTGTTCAACAACGCGATGACGAGCGCGTCCGACCAGATGATCAAGCCGGTGGTGTCGGCCTACGACTTCAGCCGGTTCGGCCGCGTCGTCGACGTCGGCGGCGGCCACGGGGCGTTGCTCGCCGAGATCCTGCGGGCCAACCCCGGCGTCCACGGTGTGCTGTACGACCAGCCCGACGTTGTGGCCGGCGCGTCGCACCCCGATGTTGCCGAACGGTTGTCGGTGGTGGGCGGCAGCTTCTTCGAGAGCGTGCCGCCGGGCGGCGACGCCTACCTGCTGTCCAACGTGATCCACGACTGGGACGACGAGAAGTCGGCCCGGATCCTGTCCCACGTCCGGGACGCGATGAAGCCGGACGCCCGGGTGCTGCTGGCCGAGGTGGTGATGCCGGGCAAGGCCGAGCCCGCCGCGACGGTGAAGCTGATGGACCTCAACATGCTGGTGCTCTGCGACGGCAAGCAGCGGACCGAGGCCGAGTTCGCGGAGCTGTTCCGCAGCGCGGGCCTGGAGCTGTCGCGGATCGTGCCCAGCGGGTTCTGCAGTGTCGTCGAGGCGGTGCGGGCGTGA
- a CDS encoding SDR family NAD(P)-dependent oxidoreductase codes for MSALEGKVAIVTGGAGGIGAATVAALAEAGARVVVADVAGAAVAEVVDSLTTQGLKVAGHVADVSDEDSVRALVKFTVDTFGGVDILDNNAALVSAIKRDRDVVTMPVELWDEVMAVNLRGPMLLCKHTVPIMIERGGGSIVNIASGQGLSGDRTMVAYGSSKGGLIALTRFVAAAYGDHGVRCNTVAPGLIKTPALDADMPAFVQDKIRAHHLVPRLGTPADVAALVTFLASPAASFITGQLIPVDGGFLSHLPTLAVLAPPGQGDAGHVANRT; via the coding sequence GTGAGCGCGCTGGAGGGGAAGGTCGCGATCGTCACCGGCGGCGCCGGTGGCATCGGCGCCGCCACCGTGGCCGCGCTGGCGGAGGCCGGCGCCCGGGTGGTGGTGGCCGACGTGGCCGGAGCCGCCGTCGCGGAGGTCGTCGACTCGCTGACCACGCAGGGGCTCAAGGTGGCCGGCCACGTGGCCGACGTGTCCGATGAGGACAGTGTGCGGGCGCTCGTGAAGTTCACCGTGGACACCTTCGGCGGCGTCGACATCCTGGACAACAACGCGGCGCTGGTGTCGGCGATCAAGCGGGACCGCGACGTCGTGACCATGCCCGTCGAGCTGTGGGACGAAGTCATGGCGGTGAACCTGCGCGGCCCGATGCTGCTGTGCAAGCACACCGTACCGATCATGATCGAGCGCGGCGGTGGCTCGATCGTCAACATCGCCAGCGGCCAGGGGCTGTCCGGGGACCGCACGATGGTCGCCTACGGCAGTTCGAAGGGCGGCTTGATCGCGTTGACCCGGTTCGTCGCCGCCGCCTACGGCGACCACGGCGTCCGGTGCAACACCGTGGCGCCGGGGCTGATCAAGACGCCGGCGCTGGACGCGGACATGCCGGCGTTCGTGCAGGACAAGATCCGCGCGCACCACCTGGTGCCCCGGCTGGGCACGCCGGCGGACGTGGCCGCGCTGGTCACGTTCCTCGCCTCCCCGGCCGCGAGTTTCATCACCGGCCAGCTGATCCCGGTGGACGGCGGCTTCCTGTCGCACCTGCCGACCCTGGCGGTGCTGGCGCCGCCCGGACAGGGCGACGCCGGCCACGTGGCCAACCGGACCTAG
- a CDS encoding FAD-dependent oxidoreductase, with protein MSVVVVGAGPTGLLLAGDLAAAGVPVTVLEKREEGVSNLSRAFGVHARTLELLDARGLADELVPTGQVIGELRLFGSIPFDITRLPSRFPFLLVTPQYEVEKLLLKRAHDLGVVFRHGTEVTGLRQDGDGVTVATGSGEFRASYVVGADGVRSAVRDAVGLPFPGRVLIRSVVLADVKLVEEPSLTVRVHGGRDAFGFIAPFGDGYWRIGGWDRRHRDLPDDTPVEFEELRSITERAFGTDYGMHAPRWLGRFHSDERQAPSYRAGRVLLAGDAAHQHSPAGGQGMNTGLQDAANLSWKLAAAVHGWGPAALLDSYQDERHPVGRAVLRSSGLNLRLAMARNPAEVALRFVRTQVVKRVPAVSRAAIGEITGVGYSYPAPRGAHRLVGRRTPDHALASGRLHEVLRTGKFVLVVPQDVEVDVPPEQVVTASWPDARREAVLVRPDGYTAWAADSPEVSEIESAARDWTGNRY; from the coding sequence ATGAGCGTCGTCGTCGTGGGAGCGGGTCCCACCGGCCTGCTCCTCGCCGGCGACCTCGCGGCCGCCGGCGTGCCGGTGACCGTGCTGGAGAAGCGGGAAGAGGGCGTCAGCAACCTGTCCCGCGCCTTCGGCGTGCACGCGCGCACGCTCGAGCTGCTCGACGCGCGCGGGCTGGCCGACGAGCTCGTGCCCACCGGGCAGGTGATCGGCGAGCTGCGGCTCTTCGGGTCGATCCCGTTCGACATCACCCGGCTGCCTTCGCGATTCCCGTTCCTGCTGGTGACCCCGCAGTACGAGGTGGAGAAGCTGCTGCTGAAGCGGGCCCACGACCTCGGCGTCGTGTTCCGCCACGGCACCGAGGTCACCGGTCTCCGGCAGGACGGCGACGGCGTCACCGTGGCCACGGGTTCCGGCGAGTTCCGTGCGTCCTACGTGGTCGGGGCCGACGGGGTGCGCAGCGCCGTCCGCGACGCGGTGGGCCTGCCGTTCCCCGGGCGGGTGCTGATCAGGTCCGTGGTCCTGGCGGACGTGAAGCTGGTGGAAGAGCCGAGCCTCACCGTCCGCGTGCACGGTGGCCGAGACGCCTTCGGCTTCATCGCGCCCTTCGGCGACGGCTACTGGCGGATCGGCGGCTGGGACCGCCGCCACCGCGACCTCCCCGACGACACGCCGGTGGAGTTCGAGGAGCTGCGGTCCATCACCGAACGGGCCTTCGGCACGGACTACGGCATGCACGCGCCGCGCTGGCTCGGGCGCTTCCACAGCGACGAGCGGCAGGCACCGAGCTACCGCGCCGGGCGCGTGCTGCTCGCGGGGGACGCCGCGCACCAGCATTCCCCCGCCGGCGGTCAGGGCATGAACACCGGTCTCCAGGACGCGGCGAACCTGAGCTGGAAGCTCGCCGCGGCGGTGCACGGGTGGGGGCCGGCGGCACTGCTCGACAGCTACCAGGACGAGCGCCATCCCGTCGGCCGGGCGGTCCTGCGCAGCAGCGGGCTGAACCTCCGGCTGGCGATGGCGCGCAACCCGGCCGAGGTGGCCCTGCGCTTCGTGCGCACCCAGGTGGTCAAGCGCGTCCCGGCGGTCAGCCGCGCGGCGATCGGCGAGATCACCGGCGTCGGGTACTCCTACCCGGCACCCCGTGGCGCCCACCGGCTGGTCGGCCGGCGGACCCCGGACCACGCGCTGGCGTCGGGCCGGCTCCACGAGGTTCTGCGGACGGGGAAGTTCGTGCTCGTCGTGCCCCAGGACGTCGAGGTGGACGTCCCGCCGGAACAGGTCGTCACGGCGAGCTGGCCGGACGCGCGGCGCGAGGCCGTGCTGGTCCGGCCGGACGGGTACACGGCTTGGGCCGCCGACTCCCCGGAGGTTTCCGAGATCGAGTCGGCGGCCCGGGACTGGACCGGCAACCGGTACTAG
- a CDS encoding NAD(P)/FAD-dependent oxidoreductase, whose amino-acid sequence MSTTIAVVGGGYGGVTAAKALDEFADVVLIEPRDAFVHNVAVLRHLVDPGWSGRLFFPYDRLLTRGKVIHDRAVAVDATGVTLGSGDRVPADYIVLATGSRYPFPAKVEETATAAAVETLRDAHLALAGAARVLLLGAGPVGLELAGEIKAAWPDTAVTIVDPAPDILGTTALPDELRAEVRRQLAELGVELLLGTALTADPPGKPGQAGEFTVTTGTGTEIAADLWFRCYGVVPATDYVGGGLAAALDAQGALRVDPDLRVPGHASVFAIGDVTAVPEAKMAKAAEQQAAVVAANIRTLVEGGTELAAYSPASPGIALPLGPHGGASYNETVGVLGAEQTSKIKGTSLRVESYLELLNLDR is encoded by the coding sequence ATGAGCACTACCATTGCGGTCGTCGGTGGCGGCTATGGCGGCGTCACCGCCGCGAAGGCCCTCGACGAGTTCGCCGACGTCGTCCTGATCGAGCCGCGGGACGCCTTCGTGCACAACGTCGCCGTCCTGCGGCACCTGGTCGACCCCGGCTGGTCGGGGCGGCTGTTCTTCCCGTACGACCGGCTGCTCACGCGGGGCAAGGTGATCCACGACCGCGCGGTCGCCGTGGACGCCACCGGGGTGACGCTCGGCTCCGGCGACCGGGTGCCGGCCGACTACATCGTGCTGGCCACCGGCTCCCGGTACCCGTTCCCGGCCAAGGTCGAGGAAACGGCGACGGCCGCGGCGGTGGAGACGCTCCGCGACGCCCACCTGGCGCTCGCCGGCGCAGCCCGCGTGCTGCTGCTCGGCGCCGGCCCGGTCGGGCTGGAGCTGGCCGGGGAGATCAAGGCGGCGTGGCCGGACACCGCCGTGACGATCGTCGATCCGGCACCGGACATCCTGGGCACCACCGCCCTGCCCGACGAGCTGCGGGCCGAGGTCCGCCGGCAGCTGGCCGAGCTGGGGGTCGAGCTGCTGCTGGGCACGGCGCTGACGGCGGACCCGCCCGGGAAGCCGGGCCAGGCCGGCGAGTTCACCGTGACCACCGGGACGGGCACGGAGATCGCCGCCGACCTCTGGTTCCGCTGCTACGGCGTGGTTCCGGCCACCGACTACGTCGGCGGCGGCCTGGCCGCGGCGCTCGACGCGCAGGGCGCCCTGCGCGTCGATCCCGACCTGCGGGTGCCCGGGCACGCGAGCGTCTTCGCCATCGGCGACGTCACGGCCGTCCCCGAAGCCAAGATGGCCAAGGCCGCCGAGCAGCAGGCCGCGGTCGTCGCCGCGAACATCAGGACCCTGGTCGAAGGCGGCACCGAGCTGGCGGCCTACTCCCCCGCGTCGCCCGGCATCGCGCTCCCGCTCGGCCCGCACGGCGGCGCGTCCTACAACGAGACCGTCGGTGTGCTGGGCGCGGAGCAGACGTCGAAGATCAAGGGCACGAGCCTGCGTGTCGAGTCCTACCTCGAACTGCTCAACCTGGACCGATGA
- a CDS encoding hemerythrin domain-containing protein, translating into MTGGELIAAPTPVSGVRLSRSRLWDERARPQAPPPEAGRHYTAREQAGGRRLIEVHDHLRTELGRLRELMSEVITAAIGPAAARARLHALALRPVEKPLAGYCRTFCRIVLLHHNREDTDVFPRLREFEPRLGPVVDRLEQEHEALHGLVERIDRTLVAEPLDVSALRGAVDLLTDALLSHLSYEEHELVEPLARLWG; encoded by the coding sequence ATGACCGGCGGGGAGCTGATCGCCGCACCCACGCCGGTGTCCGGCGTCCGGCTGAGCCGCTCCCGGCTCTGGGACGAGCGGGCCCGGCCGCAGGCGCCGCCACCGGAAGCGGGACGCCACTACACGGCCCGCGAACAAGCGGGTGGCCGCCGGCTGATCGAGGTGCACGACCACCTCCGGACCGAGCTCGGCCGGCTGCGCGAGCTGATGTCCGAAGTGATCACGGCCGCGATCGGGCCGGCGGCCGCGCGAGCCCGGTTGCACGCGCTGGCGTTGCGGCCGGTCGAGAAGCCGCTCGCCGGCTACTGCCGCACGTTCTGCCGGATCGTGCTGCTGCACCACAACCGGGAGGACACCGACGTCTTCCCGCGCCTGCGGGAGTTCGAGCCACGGCTCGGGCCGGTCGTCGACCGGCTGGAGCAGGAACACGAAGCACTGCACGGCCTCGTCGAGCGGATCGACCGGACGCTGGTCGCCGAACCGCTCGACGTGTCCGCCCTGCGGGGCGCGGTCGACCTGCTGACCGACGCCCTGCTGTCCCACCTGTCCTACGAGGAACACGAACTGGTCGAGCCGCTGGCCCGGCTGTGGGGATGA
- a CDS encoding MFS transporter, with translation MTGPERAVAAPFTALLIAVLSFSLLQTMPVPALPSLQQAFGASTTTASWVLSAFLLTASVATGVLGRLGDMFGKRRVLIACLLVSAAGTLLAALAGSIGVLITARAVQGVGAATFPLAFGIVREQFPRERVPVAIGWISSVFGIGFGAGLVIPGLIVDTLSWRWIFWLMLVMIVVGVGAVAAFIRESPVTSPGRVDWAGALLLSAAIVALLLAISNGRVWGWGSAPVLGLFAATLVLLVVFGSVERRTTAPLVDTGLLRNRTVLAANVTALIIGIGMYGAFTLIPALVETPPSVGYGFGASVTQAGLFIIPMAATMLFASPLAGRLGAVLGFKLPLVLACVIGALGFALFAAAHGTPWPLYVGNGIIGVGVGFAFASLANLVVSAVDPRQTGEATGINTIMRTIGGTLGAQIAATIVTSSLVPGTRTPVESGYTTAFTLSAIAMGVATLAALAVPGRLRKAAPAPVTRAAG, from the coding sequence ATGACCGGCCCGGAGCGTGCGGTGGCGGCGCCGTTCACCGCCTTGCTCATCGCGGTGCTTTCGTTTTCCCTGCTCCAGACCATGCCGGTACCCGCGCTGCCGAGCCTGCAACAGGCGTTCGGCGCGTCCACCACCACGGCGTCCTGGGTGCTGAGCGCCTTCCTGCTCACCGCGTCGGTCGCGACCGGCGTGCTCGGCCGGCTCGGCGACATGTTCGGCAAGCGGCGGGTGCTGATCGCCTGCCTGCTCGTGTCGGCCGCCGGCACCCTGCTCGCGGCGCTGGCCGGCTCGATCGGCGTGCTCATCACGGCCCGCGCCGTGCAGGGCGTCGGAGCCGCGACCTTCCCGCTCGCCTTCGGCATCGTGCGCGAACAGTTCCCGCGCGAGCGGGTCCCGGTCGCGATCGGCTGGATCAGCTCGGTGTTCGGCATCGGCTTCGGCGCCGGCCTGGTCATCCCCGGCCTGATCGTGGACACGCTGAGCTGGCGGTGGATCTTCTGGCTGATGCTCGTGATGATCGTCGTGGGCGTCGGTGCGGTGGCGGCCTTCATCCGCGAGTCGCCCGTCACCTCCCCTGGCCGGGTCGACTGGGCCGGCGCGCTGCTGCTGTCCGCCGCGATCGTCGCCCTGCTGCTGGCGATCAGCAACGGCCGGGTGTGGGGCTGGGGCTCGGCACCGGTGCTCGGCCTGTTCGCCGCCACCCTCGTGCTGCTCGTCGTGTTCGGCTCGGTGGAGCGGCGGACCACCGCGCCGCTGGTGGACACCGGGCTGCTGCGCAACCGGACCGTGCTCGCGGCCAACGTCACCGCGCTGATCATCGGCATCGGCATGTACGGCGCGTTCACGCTGATCCCGGCGCTGGTCGAGACGCCGCCGTCGGTCGGTTACGGCTTCGGCGCGTCGGTCACCCAGGCCGGCCTCTTCATCATCCCGATGGCCGCGACCATGCTGTTCGCCAGTCCGCTCGCCGGACGGCTGGGAGCCGTGCTCGGGTTCAAGCTCCCGCTGGTGCTGGCCTGCGTGATCGGCGCGCTCGGGTTCGCCCTGTTCGCGGCCGCGCACGGCACGCCGTGGCCCCTCTACGTCGGCAACGGGATCATCGGCGTCGGCGTGGGGTTCGCGTTCGCCTCGCTGGCCAACCTGGTTGTCAGCGCGGTCGATCCCCGGCAGACCGGCGAGGCGACCGGGATCAACACCATCATGCGGACCATCGGCGGTACGCTCGGCGCCCAGATCGCCGCCACCATCGTCACGTCCTCGCTGGTTCCCGGTACTCGGACTCCGGTGGAATCCGGGTACACCACCGCGTTCACGCTGTCGGCGATCGCCATGGGCGTGGCGACCCTCGCCGCGCTCGCCGTGCCGGGACGGCTGCGCAAGGCCGCGCCGGCGCCGGTGACCCGGGCCGCCGGATGA